ACTGTAGCAGTGACTGTAGGAGCCCCTTTTTTGGTGAACGTCATTTGATCCTTATCCCATGCATTTGTTCCTCTTGCTCCCTTATATCCTTTCAAATCAAAATTTATCATCGCTTTCGCATCTTTCACTGCGTTCTTCGTTAATGCATCCAACGTCAGCTTCTTGAGCTTTGCATCTTTTACTTTTTCTTTCTTCTGGAATTCTTTGTAATTGTCTACACCTTTACCATTGCTTTGGACACTTGCTTGGAGCAGTTCCAGCGTTTGATCCTCAATTGCAAAGCTCACATCGATCGTTTTTGATTTATACTTATATTGGTACACATTCGGTTTGCCATCAAGGACAAACACACGATCCAACTTTTCTCCTTTCTTGACCTTACCATTGGTAAGCTTGGATAATACCTGAGCAGCCTGCTTCTGCACGCTTGCCGGGGCATCGTCAGGTGCATAATTTACGCCATGTATACTTCCGTTATCCTCCGTATAAACTTGTTTATTTTGTTTGGCATTCGATGAGATTGTACCCACACGGTAGATAGACTCGGAGATACTCACGTATTTTGGTTCTTCCCCTGGGAATAACGTTTCCCATGTTTCCTTCAGTTTGCTTTGATATTTCCCACCGTTTAAATCTTCATAATTGATGTTGATACCGATATCATTTAGCTTTCCATTCTTTTTATAAGAAATAGTATCATATTTGAAGTTCTCTCTTTTAAAATTCACAAAGTCTTTCATGGCAGTTCCCTGAATTAACTTATACGTATTTCCTGTTAGCTCTTTCAGTTTATCCTGAGCCTGCTGCATAAGCTTCTGATCCGCTTTAACATTCTGTGAAGCATTGATATTTACTTTGTTGGGCGAATCTGCCCGAACAGGAGTTTGGCATCCCAGCAAACTTCCTGATAATAAAGCTACCCCGAGTATAGGGAAAATTTTCTTTTTGTTCATGTCAATGAATTCCTTTCTTTTGCTACCTCATGGTTATATTGAAATATAAGTGCATCTCCAAGCTGCTTTTCAATACATATCAGTCAATTAACAATTTGAGTTCTTCATTTGGGGGACCTGCGATGGTCATTCCGGAAAAATCGATTGTCTGATTATACTTATCAATGGTAAAGCTGCTAAACGATCCGTCTTTATTAAATCTGGCAGTAACTGAAGGCGCCCCTTCTTTGGTGAACGTCATATGATCCTCATCCCATGCATTTGTACCTCTTGCTCCCTTATATCCTTTCAAATCCAGATCCAGCATATTTTTTGCGTCTTTCATTGCGTTCTTCATTAAAGTGTCTAACGTCAACTTCTTCATCTTTGCACTTATTTCTTTTTCTCGTTTCTGGAATTCTTCATAATTATCTACACCTTTACCATCCTTATGATATACATCAGCTTGGAGCAGCTCCAGCGTCTGTTCTTCAATGGAAAAGATTACATCCATCGTTATTGATTTATACTTATATTGATACACATTCGGTTTACCATCGCGGACATACATCCGATCCAACTCAGCACCTTGCTTGACTTTTCCATCAGTAAGCTTGGAGAATACCTGAGCAGCCTTCTTCTGTACGCTTGCCGGGGCTTCGTCAGGAGCATAATTCACGCCATAAATACTTCCATTCTCCTGCATATACATTTGTTTATTTTGCATAGCATTCGATGAGATTGTACCCTCATAGTAGATTGACTCTGAGATATTCACATATTTCGGTTCTTCCCCCGGGAATAAAGCTTCCCACGTTTCTTTCAGTTTGGTTTGATATTTGCCACCATTTAGATCTTCATAATTGATTTTAATACTGATCGTTTCGAGCTTTCCATTCGCGTTATAAGCAATAATATCGTCCTTGATTTTCTCTCTTTTAAAATGGATAGTATCTTTCGTAGTGGTTCCTTGAATTAACGTATACGTATTTCCTGTCAATTCTTTAAGCTTATCCTGAGCCTTTTGCATAGGGGTTTGCTCTGATTTAGCACCTTGTTCAATGTTTGAATTTACGTTGTTATACGCATTGAATTGATTCGGTGTATCAAATCCAAGCAAACTCCCTGATAATAAGGCTGCTCCGACGATAGGAAAAATTATTTTTTTGTTCATACGAATAAACTCCTTTATCTTTTATTTACTTACCTACAGTTTGTAATGGAATGCTTCAGCCACGTTGAAATAAATCTATGAAATCAGCAGCCATCACCCCCTCTCATTGCATTGATTAGTCCATTCCTTTCTCAGATAACTGCTTTAGCTCAATTTTAATAGAATAGATCGTTCCTTTAGAGGTGAACAGCGCAGTCACGTCTGGAGAACCCGCTTTGGTGAACGTTAATGTATCGAACCGGTATTCAAGTTTGGATACGTTATAATCAGCCAAGTCCAGATTCATCCAAACTTTAGCTTGTTTCACGGCTTCCTCACGAATCTTGTGCAGCTCAATTGCTTTTGTTTTCTCAACCAAGTCACGATATTTATTTTTATCATCCACTTTATTGAGTTGATCCGACAACGGAAAGGCTACAACCCTTGTGATCTGATTCGTATTTTTTTGTACATCAATGAGGATAGAACCCTTGTCTGTGTTGTAGACGAACTTATATACGGGGTTTTGATTGGGTCTTAGGATCATTCGACTCACTGACCGTTTACTTTGTTTAAAATCCCCAACTTTATTAAAAATTTGATCCGCTGCATCTTTTGCAGCATCTGGAACCTGATTCTCTCCAATCGGTTGTGTCGCATAATACCAGTTACCTTCGTCAAATTCGATGGATCTGTTTTCGTTTCGCGCCTCGATGTGAAATGTGTTTGGTTTATATTCGTACATAATTACTTCATTAATTGCTTCTCCCTGAGGGAAAATCTCATTCCAAACCCTTTGCAGCTGGCTTTTAAACTCTTGGTCCTCAATGTCATCAAAGCGAATCATCCCCGAATGAAATTTCTTATTCCCATCCGAGCCTTGTACATAAAGTGTATCCGCCGTCTCATTTGGATTTACTTTCATTTCTTTGGCAAACGGATTAATATATTCAAGTAATGATAGCCGCTCTATGGCTTGAGCCATGACAGGAGTTAGAGACACACAAAGAGCAACCGATGCCGCTGCGATGACTCCCACTCTTCTTGTAAAGAATGGCTTTTGTCTTGACACGCTTTTGGATTCGAGCTTTTCTACAATCTGTTGACTCATGCTGTGCTCTGGCGTCTCCGTGTCCCGAATCATTTGCTCCACTTGGTGAATATTTACGGTTTTAGATGGATTAGGTGATCGACGCATTCACTGTCCCTCCTTCATTAACTTCCTTCGTCTGCAGTTTTTTGCGAAGGCGTTCATACTTTTTGCGCACGGTTGCTGGCTTCATATTCATGATTTCACTAATCTCGTTAAAGTTGTATCGCTGAATCGCACGGAGAACTAATATGTGTCTCTCTTCGGCAGTCAGTAAATTTAGAAAATCCTTCAGTGTAGCTTGACTGTCTATTTGCTGAGTTGAGGTTTCAGGCTGATCATATTTATAACGATCTATAAAACGAAACCACCTTTTTTTGCTCCTGATTTGATTCAGACTGTAATTGTAGGCAATTTTGTACAGCCATGCCGAGAAAATCATATTTGGACGATACTTATGTATCTGTTCATACACTTTGATAAATATTTCTTGTAGAGCATCCTCGGCTTCTTCCTTGTTTTTGAGCATATGATAACAATAGATATACATTGGTTTTTCAAAGTTTCTTATAATGGAAGCAAAAGCTTCCTTATCACCAAGCTTAGTCCTTTCAACCAGCATCTCGATTTCTTCCGAGTTTGATTTAGACTCTCCGTAATGTCTGTCCAAAAATCTTACCCCCTCCTGCCTACACTCTTAAAACACCAATGCAGCTCATTTTGTGACAGTTGCATCAAAAACAATTTGGAAATCATCGACCTTGAAATGATATAAAAGAAAAAGTATTTACTGGTATAAGGTATCTCTTAGGAATTATTTTTAAGTGAATTTAAACTACTTGCGATACGGTTCAGCTTACCGTCTTTATCGGCGAAAAATGCGAAAGGAGCATGCCGCAACATGCCCCTTTGTATTTTTTGATCATTTTATTTACTGAGGTTTCCCCCTTAGTTTTAAATTGAAGGAACCAAACAAAGCGGATTAGGGGAACCCTTGAAAGGTTGTCTCTAATCTTCCCATAATTTCATCCTGTATCTCTTAGTGTAGTTCCATATCTACCTCCGTCAGGGGGTTTCAGGAAAGCTGTTGAAGTCGCCCTTGCAGTGGATTCAATGTCTACCTCTAAACCGTTTAATCGCGTCCTCGGTCACCGGCTCGAAGAGGTTAAGAAGGTTGCCATCGGGATCGCGGAATAGCATAGAACGGTTCCCCCACGGCATCATGGTCGGTTCCTTTACCCAATGATCGACAAATGGCTTCAAGCGCACATATTCGGCTTCGACATCGTCGACGCGGAACTCAATAATGACCGTGCGATTATAGCCCCCCACTACGGAACCGACGCCGAATAGCTGCGCCGTCTGGGAGTGGCCGATTGCAAGGGTGCATGATGGCAAGGCGAGTTCGGCAAATACGGGCGCGGGTCGCTCCGCCGAAACCCCCATGACTTTCTCATAGAACTCGACGAGACGATCCACGTCGTCAGTAATAATGCGTACAGAAGCGAAATTCACAAGATACCATCCTTCCTAATAACAGGTTTGGCTGTGTCCCACAGCCGTTGTAAACATACATTTTCCTTATCTATCTCCTTTACATTTACCTGTCCAATTATAAAAAAACGCTACTGACAACCTTATGTCAGTAGCGTTTTAGAATTTTTGGGGTTTCCTCACGAATTTGATTTCGGAATCCATCTTGATGCTCTTTCATATCCTCTACGTAATGATAGTTCGATTCCTTCACCTTATCTGCGATGTCATGGTTAAATCGAAGGCATACTCGCTAGTGGCGATCATCAAAAGGTGTATACCCCCTTAAGTCAAAATGCTCCGGGAGTTGCAGTTCCAGCACGATGGCCAACAAACGATCTGTTTTGTTCATTGACTGCTCCCTTGAAACGTAATACGGTACAACAGAAACTTGCCGCTACTTTCAATCTTTCAAAGCGGCGATGTCGAGCCCGCGCAGGCGCACCTGATCGGCTATCATGCCGATCTCAGTGATCTTGCCATCCACAACCGTGAATTCGAGAATGAATATCGGTTGTTCCAATTGTCCTGCGATGACACCTACCGATTCGTTCACAAGCACCAGCTCCATACTACGGGCACGAGTGGCGAATTGATTAGCCTGCTTTGCCACGTCATCTGAACCGCGAACAATCGGCACATTGGCGACTGGCGCGAACGCGGAGTCGTTTCGAAGTACGACATTCGGGTCCAATATCGAGAGCAGTTTCTCAAAGTCTCCGTTACGCGACGCTGCGAGGAATGCATCGACTAGCTCCCTTTTTCCCTGAAGCTCCGCAGTTTCCGAAGTCGATTCGGTCCCCTGGACTCGACGACGTGCACGGCTCGCAAGCTGTCTTGCTGCGGGCTCGTTACACCCGATAATGAAAGCGATCTCCGAGAAAGACACCGCGAATATATCGTGAAGTACGAACGCAATGCGTTCAGCGGGATTCAATTTCTCGAGGACAACGAGCATCGCAAGACCGACGGAATCAGCAATTACCGCTTCGTGCTCGGGATTGCTTCCGTCTTGATGACCTGTAACCGGTTCAGGTGCACCAGCCAACGCAAGCTCTTCCCGCCGCGACTTACGTGATCGAAGCATATCAAGACACACCCTCGAAATGATGGTTGTCAGCCATCCCCCCATATTCTCGACTTTGCTCGTATTTGAGCGGATAAGACGGATCCATGACTCCTGCACTGCGTCATCCGCTTCGCTCCGAGATCCGAGCATCCGGTAAGCCACCGCCTGCAAATGATTCCGATGCGCCTCAAATTGTTCGACAAGCCAGTTGTGGTCGTTCATGCGCCACAATCCCACCCTTCACTTCTTATTTACTTATTTGTCGATAGAAGCTCTGTAAATGTGACGGAGATGTGAGGAAAAAATTTCGATCAATCGGTCACGTTTTTTCGCACGCTTACGACATAGTTAGTGACAAGGGAAACCGGTCGTCAGGTGATGTGCTCATCGGTGCCCCGAGAAATCAAATTCTTAATTGGAGGAGTTAAAATGAAAACTGTAAACCCATTAGTAATCGTAGACCATTGTGAAGATGCATTAAAGTTCTATCATGAAGTATTGAACGGTGAAGTAAAGGTTCTCAACAAGAATGATGGTAAAGCGACATTCGCCCATTTTCTGTTAGATCATTCTATCATCCAAATTTCTGACTCCGCGGCAGTAGGTTATCCGGTAACCCCTGGCGGGAATCATCGAATCTACCTGCAGTTCGATAATGAAGAGGAAATCAAGACGGTATACGAAGCATTCAAGACAGGCGGAAAAGTTGATTCTGAATTACAAAAGACCTTTTTTGGCGCACTTCTTGCCGTATTGACTGATAAGTTCGGAGTTAATTGGAACCTGGTTTACTTTTTTGCAAAGTAGAAGTTCGGAGTGATTACTGACTGCTGGTTGAAGAATTATTTCATTTTTTTATTTTGTCATACTCGCAAAGTAAAATGAATGGGCGTCCAACTGGACGCCTTTTGTTCATCTAGTTCTACTTTTCGCTGTTACTTAGTACGGTTCTTCCTTATCATTTAAAGGGCGAAATCGAAGGCCACCTAATAGTTGTCAACGGGTGATGGCTGGAATGCGAGGTTCCAAGTTTATAGATTTCCTGTATGATGATGTTATGAATAGAATATTATCTTTTATGGATTGGGGTATATTCGCTCTTCGTTTATACCATTACATTTTGCTGTTGTCCCAGGCTCTGACGGTAAGTGAGTTTTCGATCCGAACGTTATTAGACGTGATCTGGCTGAGCATAGCCCTTGTCGTCCCTTTGCTGTTCTGGTTTCCTGGGCGCCGGACGACGAACAAATTCTGGTTTTGTATACTAGAGCTGTTACTAGGCGGTTCTTATTATGTGCATTCTGTGATTGATCCGGATCTGACTTCAAAAGCTGACTATTTGCTGCCGAGTCTTACAATGGGGTACTTATTGACTAAGCAAACCCTTTGGATCATCCCCGTCATTATTTTTATTCCATTTTTCTTTCAATCTTACCTCAGATTATCTTGGGAGCAAGCCCTAAGTATCGGAACAGACAATCTGCTATTCTGCTTCATTGGCATGTGGGCAAGCTTCGTCGCCAAGGCGTATAATCAGAAGAATACACTGGTGGCCGAAGTGGAACGTCAAAATAAACTGTTAACTCACTACTCGGCCGAGATCGAGAAAATGACTCTGCTTGAAGAGCGCAACCGCATGTCCAAGGAGCTTCATGATACACTGGGACATTCCTTTATCTCACTCATTCTGAGCCTTGATGCCTCTATTGCCCTTATGGATAGCAAGCCTGCCGAGGCCAAAGATCGATTAACTCGCTTAAGAACATTGGCTGAGAATAATTTGGACGAGATGAGAAACATCGTTCACGAGATGGGAGAAGAAGAGGAATCCAGTCTGATTCGACAGGTTGAATCCCTTGTGGCCCGTTTCCGGGAACACACGGGTACGGTCCTGACTTTGAGTCTGCCGGAGACAGAACGCTCCATACGTTTTGAAGTCCGGCAAGCGGTCCTTCGGGTCATCCAGGAATCCCTTACCAACGCATTAAAGCATGGAAAGGCATCTCAGCTTCATCTGGAGCTTACATTTTCCGAGAGCGATCTGCAATTGTCCGTTCGAAATAACGGGAACCCGATCGACAAGCTCAATTACGGCTTCGGCTTGACCACGATGAAACAGCGGGTTGAGCGGTTGGGTGGTCGCCTTCAGCTATTTTCTGTGAAGGGAACTCCAGCAATGACCGAAGTCCGATGTGAAATCCCGCTGAAAGGAATGATGCCGCATGGAGAAAATTAAGGTGCTGATTGCTGATGATCAAGAATTGATTCTCGAGAGTTTACATATCGTGTTGTCCATGGAAGAAGATTTGGAAATTGTCGGTTTGGCCAAGAATGGCGAAGAGGCACTGAAAGGCTGCGAGCAGTTTATGCCGGATATTGTGTTGATGGATATCAATATGCCAGTCATGGACGGCGTCGCCGCAACGACCCTGATTAAAGAACGAATACCTGCAACCAAAATCATCATGCTGACCTCCTATAAGGAAGTTGAATATGTATTAGCGGCGTTAAGCTGTGGAGCAGAAGGTTATCTGCTCAAAGCCCTTCATCCCAAAGAACTAGCTGCAGGCATACGGGTGGTTCAGGCGGGAGGGACTTTAATCTCGCAGGAAATGGCAAGTAAAATGATCAAGAGCATCAACAATACCAACCCTGCGAGAAATAATGAATTCGGGCTCACTGCCCGTGAAATCGAAGTGCTGCATAAGCTGGCTTCTGGCCTTCGTAATCAAGACATTGCCGAGGCGCTGTATCTTAGTGAAGGAACGGTCAAAAATTATATCTCCACGATTTATTCGAAGCTGAATGTAAAAGGAAGGCGGGAGGCCGCCCGTAAAGCCCGAGATTCGGGAATGCTGGATCATTCATAAGCCGATCCCCAAAAAGCTGGTGACTCATTAGAGTTACCGGCTTTTTTCGCATATAGCCATAGATTAAATGATGACAAAAGCGCACTGTCTCCTATGACTTTTTCAGCCTATACTCATAGCATCAACCAACCGAGGAGGCAATGTAAGACATGAAGAAAAAAGTGTCCGCAAATAAAGAGAGCCTGCAGAATGGCGGGAAATTAAGCGCTTGGAGTACATTTTGGCGTTTTCCAATCGTCTGGATGCTTGCGGGGGCTGTCGGTATTGTTGTCATAGATACGTTATTCCGGCAGCTGACAGAGCGAGTGGACGGGGTGATTTCCCTTGTCCTTACACTAGTGATGGGGTTGCTGGCCATCTTGGTTTATAAGCTTACGCTGACATACCTGGCCCGGCGTGCCACTCCGGAGATAGCTGGTCAGCGCGCAGGGATCGAAACCTTGCTGGGCGTGCTAACCGGGACAATCTTTATCGCAGGGACCGTCTTTATCATTATGGCGCTGGGAGGATACTCCTTTCAGTGGGCAAGTTCTGCGAATGCGGGTTCTGTTCTACTATCCACCATTGGAGCAGCTTTAGGAGCAGCCATTGTCGAGGAGCTTATCTTTCGCGGACTTATGTTACAAGCCATTGATAAACTGGGGGGAACACCGCTCGCGCTCGCTATAACCTCTCTATTCTTTGGAGTTGCCCATCTTGGCAATGCAGGGGCAACATTATGGAGCGCGTTCGCCATAGCCCTGGAAGCAGGCGTTCTGCTCGGAGCGGCCTTCTTGTGGCGTCGGAGCTTGTGGTTTGCCATGGGACTGCATTTTGCTTGGAATACTATTGAGGGTTTGCTTGGCATTCCTGTTTCCGGACACTCATCTGCCGGTCTATTTACGGTAGAGGTGAACGGTGCCTCGCTTCTCACAGGTGGCGATTTTGGACTTGAAGGTTCCATTGTTCCGGTTGTGGGCAGTCTTCTGTTGTCTATTCCTATGCTCATTGGGGCTGCGCGGTATCGAAGGGTTGACGCCCGGAACCTTCCTGTATCAAAGTAAACGGCAGACAAGTTTCTTCGAAGGCTATTCTATGCGGGATCCCTTGTCATGAAAAAGAAATTCATAATGCTTCCATTTACCTTGTACTCGACCTTACGTCAACGAGTATACTCAATGTAATATGCCCTGCCGAGCGATTTGTCCAAAGCAGGTGCCCCGCGCCAACTAGCCCAAACCATGGGCGATCTCGGCCTCACGGTCGATATTCTCATCAACAACGTAGGCTTCGGCACATACTGCCGCTTTGAGGATATGGATCCGGAGCGAGAGCAGGAAGAGATTATGTTGAACACCGCTGCGCTTGTCGACCTGACGCATCACTTTCTGCCCGGCATGTTGGGGCGCAAGGATGGCATCGTCGTAAACGTGGCTTCAATGGCCGCGTTTGCGCCTTGCGCCTATTCAGCTGTTTACGGCGCTTCCAAAGCATTCGTGTTATCTTTCACCGAAGCGCTATGGGCGGAAACCCGCGGACGCGGTGTCCGTGTACTTGCCCTGTGCCCGGGTGCGACGGATACAGGTTTTTTCGAGGCTGTCGGCAGCCGGGACAAGGCGGCGGGCAGCGCGATGTCCACCCCGGAGAACGTTGTTCAAGCCGGATTTCTTGGAATCGATAGAGGCAGCAGTTATATCATCGACGGGCGCAACAATTATATGGCGGCACAGTTGGGTCGTTTTCTTCCCCGACGCAGAGTAGCTTTGATCATGGAACGCATTTCGCGCCCCAAAGCACACTGAGGGGACATGAACAGTCAAATTGCTGACTTCCGTAATAAATGAAGCTGAGTTCTGTTTATCATTTCAAGCTTATCCCTATTCCCCATTCTATTTCTCCAGTTCTGAGGACTAATAAAACGCAAGCTGAAAACTTGCCGTCACTTATGATATGGTTCAGCTTAACGGGGCTATCGGCGAAAAATACTAAAGGGGTTCCCTTCCGCTGTTCCATATAAAAGATCATCAGCGGTTCGTACGGATGTACCTCCAATTCCGTTCCGTCAAAAAGTAGGCGGAGTAGCAACCGCTATTAGCAGCGTTTCGCCTTCCCAGATATTCTTATAACTATGGGGGATTCTGGCATCATAATAGATACTGTCCCCTTCTTCGAGCGTGTAACGTTCATTGCCCAGCATAAACTCCAAACGCCCGGAGTGGACAAATAGAAATTCCTCTCCATCGCTATGGCCGACACCAATGTCGCCGTAAGCCGCTCCTTCTTCCAACACTCCCCATATCGGTCCCATTCGGTTGCTGCTTCCTTGACTGAGCGCGTACCAGGTAATACGGGAACCTTCGGAATGCACCAAAGGTTTGCGCTCGTTTTTCCTAACGACAATGCTTCGTTTCTCCTCGCCAAACAAATCGGTAAAATTCACGTTTAATGCATTCGCTATGCGCTTCAGAACACTGATGGACGGATTCGCCTTATCGCGTTCAATTTCACTAAGAAAAGATAAGGATACAGAGGCTGCTTGAGCTACCTTCTTGAGCGTTAATTTATGTTTTTTTCGCGTGCTTCGAATGGCTTCGCCGATCGAATTCATATGCAAGTCTCCTAAATTTTCGATGTGATTTCGCTGTCGGCGAAATTTATAACTTTATAATAGGCGTAAACATGAGCAATATCAAGCCCTTTCACTAGTGCGAAATTACGGTGTAAAAACGTTGATTTGGCGCCATTATTGGACTAACATTTAATCAAGGTTGGCGAACGAATCTTACCCGGGTATCTGAGCATCGTTCATTTCAACAGAATCATTTTCATTTACAGCGAAATTTTTATGGATAATAAGAAACGAATCACATTGATGCAACGGCTTCCTTGTTATTGAGTTCAAAGAGATATGCCCGAAGGACGAAAGGAGTTAAAAGAATGACCGCTAAAATTCCCAAGGTCTATCGAGTCGGTGATGTTACCGTGACGCGTGTCACGGAGATGATGCTTGACGGTATTCCGCCAGAAGTATATTTTCCGGGATCGTGGAACCCCCTGTTCCTGGAGGAGAATCGGAACTCTCTTCCAGCTGGCCTGATCGATGGCAATTCTCAGCTTATCGTCAGCATTGGAACGTGGGTGGTGAAAACCCCGAAGCATACGATCCTTATCGATACGGCTACAGGAAACGATAAAAACTTGCCTTTAAATCCCGATCTCGCCAATCTCCAGCTCCCCTATCTCGAGCGGCTGAAGCAGGCTGGGGTTACACCGGAGGAAGTGGACTACGTTCTGCTGACGCATCTGCATGTGGACCATGTTGGCTGGAATACAAAGCTTGTGGATGGAAAATGGGTACCGACCTTCCCCAATGCCAAATACGTATTTCCCCTCGCAGAGCAGCAATATTACTCCAGCGAGGCCAGCCACAACGAGGCAAACGAAGCAAACTTTAACGTTTACGAAGAAAGCGTATTGCCTGTTGTTGAAGCCGGCTTAACGCAGACCATTGGCCCTGAGGGCGGGGAATTCCTTGATCTATTCACATTCATTCCGACACCCGGCCACAGCATCGGCCAAATGTCTATCCGTCTTAAATCCGGCGAAGAAGAAGCTTTATTCGGCGCCGATGTG
This Paenibacillus sp. JZ16 DNA region includes the following protein-coding sequences:
- a CDS encoding RNA polymerase sigma factor, coding for MDRHYGESKSNSEEIEMLVERTKLGDKEAFASIIRNFEKPMYIYCYHMLKNKEEAEDALQEIFIKVYEQIHKYRPNMIFSAWLYKIAYNYSLNQIRSKKRWFRFIDRYKYDQPETSTQQIDSQATLKDFLNLLTAEERHILVLRAIQRYNFNEISEIMNMKPATVRKKYERLRKKLQTKEVNEGGTVNASIT
- a CDS encoding VOC family protein; the encoded protein is MNFASVRIITDDVDRLVEFYEKVMGVSAERPAPVFAELALPSCTLAIGHSQTAQLFGVGSVVGGYNRTVIIEFRVDDVEAEYVRLKPFVDHWVKEPTMMPWGNRSMLFRDPDGNLLNLFEPVTEDAIKRFRGRH
- a CDS encoding sigma-70 family RNA polymerase sigma factor, producing the protein MNDHNWLVEQFEAHRNHLQAVAYRMLGSRSEADDAVQESWIRLIRSNTSKVENMGGWLTTIISRVCLDMLRSRKSRREELALAGAPEPVTGHQDGSNPEHEAVIADSVGLAMLVVLEKLNPAERIAFVLHDIFAVSFSEIAFIIGCNEPAARQLASRARRRVQGTESTSETAELQGKRELVDAFLAASRNGDFEKLLSILDPNVVLRNDSAFAPVANVPIVRGSDDVAKQANQFATRARSMELVLVNESVGVIAGQLEQPIFILEFTVVDGKITEIGMIADQVRLRGLDIAALKD
- a CDS encoding VOC family protein, with translation MKTVNPLVIVDHCEDALKFYHEVLNGEVKVLNKNDGKATFAHFLLDHSIIQISDSAAVGYPVTPGGNHRIYLQFDNEEEIKTVYEAFKTGGKVDSELQKTFFGALLAVLTDKFGVNWNLVYFFAK
- a CDS encoding sensor histidine kinase; translation: MNRILSFMDWGIFALRLYHYILLLSQALTVSEFSIRTLLDVIWLSIALVVPLLFWFPGRRTTNKFWFCILELLLGGSYYVHSVIDPDLTSKADYLLPSLTMGYLLTKQTLWIIPVIIFIPFFFQSYLRLSWEQALSIGTDNLLFCFIGMWASFVAKAYNQKNTLVAEVERQNKLLTHYSAEIEKMTLLEERNRMSKELHDTLGHSFISLILSLDASIALMDSKPAEAKDRLTRLRTLAENNLDEMRNIVHEMGEEEESSLIRQVESLVARFREHTGTVLTLSLPETERSIRFEVRQAVLRVIQESLTNALKHGKASQLHLELTFSESDLQLSVRNNGNPIDKLNYGFGLTTMKQRVERLGGRLQLFSVKGTPAMTEVRCEIPLKGMMPHGEN
- a CDS encoding response regulator translates to MEKIKVLIADDQELILESLHIVLSMEEDLEIVGLAKNGEEALKGCEQFMPDIVLMDINMPVMDGVAATTLIKERIPATKIIMLTSYKEVEYVLAALSCGAEGYLLKALHPKELAAGIRVVQAGGTLISQEMASKMIKSINNTNPARNNEFGLTAREIEVLHKLASGLRNQDIAEALYLSEGTVKNYISTIYSKLNVKGRREAARKARDSGMLDHS
- a CDS encoding CPBP family intramembrane glutamic endopeptidase; the protein is MKKKVSANKESLQNGGKLSAWSTFWRFPIVWMLAGAVGIVVIDTLFRQLTERVDGVISLVLTLVMGLLAILVYKLTLTYLARRATPEIAGQRAGIETLLGVLTGTIFIAGTVFIIMALGGYSFQWASSANAGSVLLSTIGAALGAAIVEELIFRGLMLQAIDKLGGTPLALAITSLFFGVAHLGNAGATLWSAFAIALEAGVLLGAAFLWRRSLWFAMGLHFAWNTIEGLLGIPVSGHSSAGLFTVEVNGASLLTGGDFGLEGSIVPVVGSLLLSIPMLIGAARYRRVDARNLPVSK
- a CDS encoding SDR family NAD(P)-dependent oxidoreductase, which produces MSKAGAPRQLAQTMGDLGLTVDILINNVGFGTYCRFEDMDPEREQEEIMLNTAALVDLTHHFLPGMLGRKDGIVVNVASMAAFAPCAYSAVYGASKAFVLSFTEALWAETRGRGVRVLALCPGATDTGFFEAVGSRDKAAGSAMSTPENVVQAGFLGIDRGSSYIIDGRNNYMAAQLGRFLPRRRVALIMERISRPKAH
- a CDS encoding helix-turn-helix domain-containing protein — translated: MNSIGEAIRSTRKKHKLTLKKVAQAASVSLSFLSEIERDKANPSISVLKRIANALNVNFTDLFGEEKRSIVVRKNERKPLVHSEGSRITWYALSQGSSNRMGPIWGVLEEGAAYGDIGVGHSDGEEFLFVHSGRLEFMLGNERYTLEEGDSIYYDARIPHSYKNIWEGETLLIAVATPPTF
- a CDS encoding MBL fold metallo-hydrolase, which encodes MTAKIPKVYRVGDVTVTRVTEMMLDGIPPEVYFPGSWNPLFLEENRNSLPAGLIDGNSQLIVSIGTWVVKTPKHTILIDTATGNDKNLPLNPDLANLQLPYLERLKQAGVTPEEVDYVLLTHLHVDHVGWNTKLVDGKWVPTFPNAKYVFPLAEQQYYSSEASHNEANEANFNVYEESVLPVVEAGLTQTIGPEGGEFLDLFTFIPTPGHSIGQMSIRLKSGEEEALFGADVMHHPFQVYNPEWNSMYCEFSDQARVSRLRVLELIADRPVIYFSTHFPGSAAGYVTRSGGKYKWNFI